The window agccaaataattaataaaactttaaatagtaccattacaatacttatgtttacttaattaaatgtaatcataatattttttacataattaaaatccaCATAACatgaaaacttgaaaaatatgaaattagcatatagtttttcgcgttttcatagttttttttacatttttctcgttttttcaTTTCCCATTTTCaccatttttcttaattttctcatttttctgttttttttttcatttttttcattttttacattttctttttttgtttttttgctttttttttccttttcgactttttttttttttttttgcggttttttttttagaatgatgAGATTATATGATAACAAGACTAGATGTCTTTACTCTAACCTATCAACAGTATTCTATGGATTATATGATAACAAGACTAGATGTCCTCTCTGAACAAATAAAAAACTTCATCTGCTAGCAGTTCATTATCCTATTTCTTACCTTATTCTGTATGTACAATATCTCTATATATAAATGAGACCAAAACATAGGTAAATATCATACAGCATGATTTAtgtgcaggaatagattggacTCTGCTACCACAAAAAGGTCGATTCCTTCATCGCATAGACGACATTTCAGGTGACACGAATCAGAAGAACAACCATTACGAAAACACATGTCATTAGAAAAATCAGGAGCCATGTGAAGCATGTGGTCTTGGAAGTTTTTGAGTATACCTCCATGGCCCGTAAATTGGCACGACCTGTGCTAGCCAAGCTCTGCTCAACAGCCTTCTCTGTCGAATCAAGTATCTGCACTAAAGCAAAATTATCAGATGAAGCTACAAGCATACTATTAAAATATCTTCTCACTTTCAGGTCCACCCTTCCATTTCTCTAATATTATTTTCTTCCTTTCTAAGTTCATGCATTGCATTGAATTTCAGCTGAAGTAACTATCTGTGAAGCAAATTATTATAGCTTTATTTAGATAATCCACTCTTAATACCATGTGTTTCTCTCATTGATGATGCGGCATTGAAACTTAAGTTTATGAACAAATGAACTATAATCGAAGAAGAAGAGTTGAAGAATTTCAGTTGCAGGAAATGAGAGTACACACAATAGTACGAGGTGTACCAACAACTCAGGTTTCAGTTGCTCCCAGGGTAATTTTCGGCCAAGCTAGTGTGAACCTAAAGTATGGTTCAAAATTTCTCTATTGTTCTTGTGTCACAAATTGCTGAATGGAGGATACTGTGTTACTAAGATCGTGCATCCACGTACCATCCTTTCCAACAGCTCTTCATGATTCTCTATTCTCGCCTGAAGCATCAAGTCAGTAGAATTCCCCATCGTGAATCCGGCTGGTCGGATCAATTAATAGAGAATCAACAAGCTCTCACACTCACAGGTTAGTATCAGTGGACCAAATACACAAACATACACAGAAAATAGGAAAGGAATCTCACTGATTTATATTAGATAGATGGAATATAGAACTAATGGATAACAAATAGAAAAGAATCCCAACCCCTCCCTCTCTACCAGAAAGCAGAGACCTCTACCTAAGCAGCCAAACAGAAAACTCATCATAATTATTAATAATCCCTCCTCACTCCACCCTCTATATGTACTTATAAAAGCTCTCTCCGGTAACTAACCTCCACAGCCCTCCAAGCCATGTGTTCCTTATTTACCATATTACCCTTTATGCCTATTAGCATAGTTATTAAAAGCACGCCTCTCCAGCCTTAGCGCCTCTGGATGACAGAGGCAGGCGCTGTCAGCCAGGCGCGCGCCTTGGCATGCCTCAGCTTCGTTAGGGCTGTTTAGggttttttgggtttttttaaattcttttattatCAGCCATGGATTAAAAATAAGATGAATGGCTGAGGttagtttagaaaataaaagaaaagggcAAAAACAAAGTATCAATACTTTTCATCGAGCTCAGTAGACCCATCGCAGACCAGATAGATGATGAACCTGAATTTGTACATGATGAGTACCTTGATGAGGAAGGTGACAATGATGATGAGATTGAGAACCTTATTCAAGAAGCATATGATGATGGAAGTGATGATGATGGTTCCGAAGAAGATCAGCAAGGAAGACTAGGAAGTTAAAGATTATTTGTTTTTTGGAGTCAAGAAGACTATTAGtctcattaattatttgaaGTTGAACTTTGGTCTTTAGTTTTAACTTTTAAGTCGGTATTATAAGTTTATGATTATGCCTTAGCAGTTAACTAGAACTTAACTCatgcattttatggttttattgttggtatttgactatttgtgattatttgtgactagtattatgaatttatgattttttttatgcgCCTTGTGTCGCTCGGGTGCGCGCCTTAAGTTGCGCCTTGCGCCTTAAATAACTATGCCTATTAGCATATTCTCTATCATGATCACACCAAATTCGACAGCTCTAGTTGGTGCAAGGTGCACCAGCCTCGCAACTCTGGTACATTTCGACACTTTTTTGTACCATTATTGCTGAAATTTATGTTTTATTCCCATTTTGTCTTACAATTTAAGGACATTTTATCTGATTTGCTTGAGCTAGCATATTTTGGAATACAAAAACTTATAACATTACAGAGAGTTGCTCTAATTTCTTGCTCAATCTTGAAATCCTATTGAATGAACAAGTTAAGATGATTGATGATTGCTGGGTactcagaatcaacatcaaccTTCGATTTGTTATCATTATTTTCATTCTGAATCTGCTGCATCATTGTTGGTATGCAGAAAATTATGACTGACGCAATAACCAAAATATCATCTTCCACATATGAAGTTCTGAATTGTAATGCCCCGACAACTCCAGAACTATTTCAGGAAAAAGGTAGGATATGGTGGCTGTAGTTAGTAGTTTGAAATATTAGATAACagatgttttcttttttaaaaagaGAACCTATGAAGAATACCATAAGTCTATATCCTACTACTTTTGAATCACATAACATATTAGAGAATCAATTGTGAAATTCTACCAACAATTTATGGGACTACTGTATTGTCCAACCCTGCCTCCAAACATTTGAAATGTATTCTACATACTGTTCATCATGACTAATTTTGCAAATCTTCACAAAAttataacaaacataaattcAAGAAACTATGTAAGGCCCACAGGGCATTAAATACCATCACCTTTTCAGTATTTTGCAGGGACTGGCTCATCAAGAGACTACTTTCCTTGAGTTGCTGTGCCAAACCAACCATTTCATCAGTCAAGTCATCTTGAAGCTGTCTGTTATAGGAAATAAGAAGATTATAAGAACTTTCAGCAATACAATATGTGAAACAGGTTAATTTAAAAATGCATATGGTcactatataataaaaaacaaaccacaaaacTCATTCAAACATGTCAAAGCATGAGCTCAAGCTGGCATCACGGACTATTCACCAAATGCAGAGATGGCAATGCACCCCATCCCTACTGCTCTTTTTATCAAATTACAACGCTTGCACCATACATAGGTAGACAACAAACAACATACTGTAAGTGGTGATGAGGCACTCAACCAGAACCATTTAAAACTTGTATCATATTTATTTGAACACATCACATGTCCAAGAGTATACCAATTTATAATATTCATTACAATTATAGGTAGGTAAAAGTACACATTGGTTGAATGTACACAGTTGAATGGTGCATAAGAACCTGTGCTTTTCAATGTGTGCCTTTGCGGCCGTATCCAGTTTGACAGGTGCTGATGAATCAACATTTGATACTGCCCTGTTTTGATGAGCCAGtcaattcaaaagaaacaaAGCTACAATCAGAAAAGGAAGGCGAaggagaaaagaaaagcaacAAATATTAGGAGATTCATTTACACAAATCTTCTTCTCAAGCCAGGAGAAGAGGGGAACTGAGTTTCTCCATCAGCATCAAGTATTTCTTTGGCAGAATTCAGAGTTTCAGGTACCCGAACTTTAAGCTGACAATCACAACATATGTtaagcaactataac is drawn from Euphorbia lathyris chromosome 9, ddEupLath1.1, whole genome shotgun sequence and contains these coding sequences:
- the LOC136205143 gene encoding uncharacterized protein isoform X1, which encodes MGISKTEINLRRLLAAAPQQQNQAKLIHYVATLRELLEELAEERTPDGLPRVSKAKMNDYSEKVETIASRLAGPLLKVRVPETLNSAKEILDADGETQFPSSPGLRRRFVAVSNVDSSAPVKLDTAAKAHIEKHRQLQDDLTDEMVGLAQQLKESSLLMSQSLQNTEKILDSTEKAVEQSLASTGRANLRAMEVYSKTSKTTCFTWLLIFLMTCVFVMVVLLIRVT
- the LOC136205143 gene encoding uncharacterized protein isoform X2, with product MGISKTEINLRRLLAAAPQQQNQAKLIHYVATLRELLEELAEERTPDGLPRVSKAKMNDYSEKVETIASRLAGPLLKVRVPETLNSAKEILDADGETQFPSSPGLRRRFVAVSNVDSSAPVKLDTAAKAHIEKHRQLQDDLTDEMVGLAQQLKESSLLMSQSLQNTEKARIENHEELLERMVRGCTILVTQYPPFSNL